The following DNA comes from Oncorhynchus mykiss isolate Arlee chromosome 16, USDA_OmykA_1.1, whole genome shotgun sequence.
ACTATAATGGTCCTTATTGTCACAGATAGGTTTATACCAACACCCTTGTTTATTATCCAGCTAAATTGAATGTCAAAAAACAGCCTAACGGTTACATCAAACTCTGAATCCACATTTAGTACTGTTCAAGCTCCACTAAAGCACCAACATAAAACATCTTGGTTAGtttcaaaacatatatttttggtAGATAGATCCTCCATTTCCCTGCACCTCTCATCATCAGCATGTCTCAAACTGACATGGGATGGgacaacaccctcaacacccacACAGGCAAAATGAATTCCACAGCCCTGTCTGTGGTTGCTCAGTGTTCAAACACAGACAGATAGCATACAATCCAATAAGCATGGACAACACTGAGTAAACAGACACACTTACCTTCGGGCCCTCGTGGACCAGCAGCCTGAGACTCTGGCGCCAGTGTACCAAGGCAGAGTCATATTTGCCTTGGACAGGGGCGGCTGGCTGTCAGACAGCTCAGGCCCAACCGGTACAGTACTCACACAGTAGAGCACACACAGGCTAACCCTTGCTGAGGCAGCAAGCGTAGTTAAAGTGAACCCCCACAGAAACACAGGTCCAATCCACCTGACACACTTTACATTGAGACACAATCTCTGGATGTCTCTTCAGACCTTTGTCGCAAATGTACCCACTGAATCCAGCCTCTCTCTAAGGTTCCGCTACGTACTCTCCTTTACCTCTTCTCCGATCTCGACCCTCATCTCAGCTCAGAGGGGAGACAGGAAAATGTCACCACTCCTCTCCTTTTAGCCCTCCACTTTGGCCACCTGCCCCCCCCCTTGAGTGTGTTTACGAGGACCACATACGAGGACCACAGAGTTGCTTGGCTGTTATTAATAGAGGCCTGTTTACACCAAGACTTCCTCTACTGCTCTTCATCTTCAAGTTCATTGTCTCGAGTGAGCCAGACCTCAACATGGTATTAGAATTGATGGAGCAAGTCGAGGCTAATGTGTGCAACGCTCCAAGAAGGGCAGGCAGGCATAGTACTGCAGGGCAAGTGTTTGTCTGATGATCATGTTTATCAGCATCTTTCTTGCACAATGCCAGGGCACTGCATTTCATTCAGCATGTGTCCATTGTGGCATGTGGCAATTGATGTTACTACATTTCTTACCATTCTCTACCTAGTTATTATAATGCATAAAACTGCATACACCCAAATGCTACAATTTCAACAGATACATATTGATAGCAGAGCAATGCAATAAATAGTAtgtcattatgttgtgttatgtggTAGATACAAGTCCATTAGACGGATCCTATTACGCGTCTGCTTGGTGACGGAGACTTTATTGGCAACGACATCACAGGCGCATTAAAATGATAATTGGTTAATGATCAAACTTGATACCTGATTCAGTAACCACCTGGTAATTTAATAACATGTACAATGCTTCAAACATTATTTTATATAGCCAACCTTGACTGTGTGTTACGTCCAGGTGGGAATTTGTATCAACTAAACAAACCCACTGCGCTCGGGGAGGTCAAATTATGCAGTAGTAGATTAGACTACAACCAGAAGGACGCATAGGCTGCTGTGGTTAGCAAATAGTAATATCATTTAGTATTATTCTAAACCTCAGCTGATTTAAATGATAGTATGGAATGCTCTATGGTGCAAAAAGCTATACCTGTCCAAGCAGGATGACGTTTTCTTTCCACTGCACTTCGTTTCGCATAGCATCTCTCGCTCTCAAAACATTGGCCATAGTGGAGAAATAATTACAGtatagcaaataaacactggaatgatagatgtgcagaagattaatgtgcacgtagagatactggggtgcaaaatagcaaaataatagaaataaaataaataacaatatggggatgaggtagttggatgggctatttacagatgggctatgtacaggtgcaatgatctgtaagctgctctgatgtttaaagttagtgagggagatatgagtctccagcttcagtgatttttgcaattcgttccagtcattggcagcagagaactggaaggaaaggcggccaaaggaggaattggctttggcggtgaccagtgaaatatacctgctggagcgctgctacgggtgggtgctgctatggtgactagtgagctaaggtggggctttacctagcaaagacttatagatgacctggagccagtgggtttggcgacgaatatgaagcgagggccagccaacaagagcatacaggttgcagtggtaggtagtatatggggctttggtgatgaaacggatggcactgtgatagactgcatcaatTTTCTGTGTAGGGTGttagaggctattttataaaggacatcaccaaagtcaaggattggtaggatagtcagttttacgagagtatgtttggcagcattgagtgaaggatgctttgttgcaaaatatgaatttgattctagatttaattttggattggagatgcttaatatgagtctggaaggagagtttacagtctaaccagacacctaggtatttgtagtagtCCACATATCAGAACcggccagagtagtgatgctaggcgggcgggcagtgatcggttgaagagcatgcatttagttttacttgcatttaagagcagttggaggccacagaaggagagttgtatggcattgaagctcgtctggaggttagttaacacagtgtccaaagaagagccagaagtatacagaatggtgtcgtctgcgtagaggtggatcagagaatcaccagcagcaagagcaacatcattgatgtatacagagaagagagacagcccgagaattgaaccccgtggcacccccatagagactgccagaggtccggacaacaggccctccgattttacacactgaactctgtctgagaagtagttggtgaaccaggcgaggcagtcatttgagaaaccaaggctgttgagtctaccgataagaatgtggtgattgacagagtcgaaagccttggccaggtcgatgaatacggctgcacaggaTGGTCTTTTGTCGATGGcaattatgatatcgtttaggacctcgagcgtggctgaggtgcacccgtgaccagctcggaaaccagattgcatagtggagaaagtggaattccaaatggtcggtgatctgtttgttaacttggttttcgaagaccttagaaaggctagatagatatactgtaggtctgtaacagtttgagtctagagtgtctccccctttgaagagggggatgaccgcggtagctttccaatctatggggatctcagacgatatgaaagagaggttgaacaggctagtaatattgGTTGCAACAATTGCAGCGGATaatttgaaagagagagagggtccagattgtctagcccagctgatttgtaggggtccagattgtctagcccagctgatttgtaggggtccagattgtctagcccggctgatttgtaggggtccagattgtctagcccagctgatttgtaggggtccagattgtctagcccggctgatttgtaggggtccagattgtctagcccagctgatttgtaggggtccagattgtctagcccagctcatttgtaggggtccagattgtctagcccagctgatttgtaggggtccagattgtctagcccagctgatttgtaggggtccagattgtctagcccagctgatttgtaggggtccagattgtctagcccagctgatttgtaggggtccagattgtctagcccagctgatttgtaggggtccagattgtctagcccagctgatttgtaggggtccagattgtctagcccagctgatttgtaggggtccagattgtctagcccagctgatttgtaggggtccagattgtctagcccagctgatttgtaggggtccagattgtctagcccagctgatttgtaggggtccagattgtctagtccagctgatttgtaggggtccagattgtctagcccagctgatttgtaggggtccagattttgcagctctttcagaacatcagctctcTGGATTTAGtgatgtaacatcaataggtttagttTACTACATGATATTAACAttttccctatagccatcaggaGGTTGACTCAACCTAGCCTttgaattaaagtttacaatgtaggtgcacaggtcgagaaaacattttgagtaatcaaggtgacagacagtcacacattcaataccgccttgcacactcttgcttgCATCTAGCTGATGGGttatcattagtccaacagttgcaaacaaacatttctattggacaaattcaggtatgtttatcctcaTTTAGTTCCTTTTTGCTTCAGTTTACGAAAcgtttttttcaacagaatcggcggaatgaatacactccggatcacatgcaaacacagttcaccatattttatttaacctttatttaactaggcaagtcagttaaagaacacattcttatttacattgacggccttcCCCGGCCAAACTCAGATGATGCTTGGCCAATTGAGCGATTCCCTATAGGACTCcaaatcacggctggatgtgatacagtctggatagCAGCCACATACCAACAGCATGATAATATTGCTcgttggaaagttttttttcacctggtcacagacagctgacgtgttgtgcactgaagtccacaagcaaagggaaagatgaggggaggagggcatgtagatgcgagaaggaattatacaagcCAAACCTTTATATCATATCaactaaccgctacacacaaccTACATCATAGTGATCATATTAGCTAACATCATAGCCAACAGTAAATCCGCTACAATCATgaagtacagtgtacagtcagaaagCATTTTCACCGGCGgtccccggtggcaataaattaataaaaccaaaagcctTGACTTGGAAGGGTTCCagagttagctagctggctatggctatccaacataGCATCCCTTTCTTTTTGAGCCAGGTGTTCGGGTAGGCTAAACAATATActctaagtgaaagtgaaaaaaaccCACTGAAATATAGCTCtgttgcttctccttcatttttaaagACATGTATTTGTTCTAAACTGTTTATCTTTTGTCTTTATCTTGGAGTTAACTGCttacattttatgcactgcagtgcttgcTAGCTgtagctttcagtactagatttatTATCGGATCGTTTGAttaggtggacaacatgtcagttcatactgcaagagctctgataggttggaggacatcctctggaagttgtcatagttactgtgcaagtctatggaagggggtgagaaccatgagcctcctaggttttttttattgaagtcaatgttcctggaggaggatggaaactagctgtcctctggctacaccatggtgctaccctacagagtgctattgaggctactgtagaacactgcaaaacagtgtgttttaattatttggtgacgtgaatagatttagtatagttttatctaaaagggttaattttaatgtttcactatttgtatttatgaaattcactgatgATGGATGgtcccccccttcctcctctgaggaaccACCACTGGCATTCAGTAGGAATACTATCTTAGATGAGGATAGTGGGTAATGTAGTTTATCTCCAGTCAGATGATACACAAAAACCATGTAAAccaatgtaaaatacattttatttgtcagaAATAATGAGCCTTTACCCAAAAATGCATCTCACAAAAATATTTTCAAATAAACCCATTTGAAAATCCAGATTAGAGTGTATTCACAATTAAACACTGAATCTATAGGATACTTCTAAAGAAACAGTGAGACAAAAAGGAATCATTCACAACCTTGCAACTGTTAGGGTAAAACATAGAATAGCATACAAATGGCTACAAGACACAACCAATCTTGACAAAGTCTATAATCATGATTATAGTCTTCAATCCAGACAGATTTGGTTGATGGAAAACAGATACTCAACTTTGTAAACTTGGGGCTGTGCTCTATTGATTGTCCCATCCAAGTTTGATGCTGCATGTGATCATCCCATGTGTCCTCTTTAAAGTTCATGGTTTCCATGTGATTCATATGAATTCTGACCGTCTCCCTGCATGCACACTGTTGAATACATTTTTCCAGTGTTCAGTGTAAACAGCCCAGTTAGGAAAATAATATCCATGTTACGACAGGTTCCCAAAAGAGCCACCTAGGAAAATAAaatatgagggggaaaaaacagtaACTATTAGAATGGCATGCAAACTTAACCAGTCATCTTACACATAATCACGATACAAAAAAACAACTCAGTATTCACCTCTGCTAAGGAGCTGCAAATTACGTTCCTCCTCTTGCACCTGCAGTTGAAGCACCTGATGTAGGAGCTCCTGCCTCAGCGTCTCCTGCACCAAGCCCATCCTCTCCAACTTATCTCCATTCAGACGCAACAGAGCACGGCCTgacagggagcagagagaggaggctgcCATTAAAAGCTTAGCAATTCACTCACCCACACCCACTGTATTGTGTATTTTACTCACATTTTAATATTATTATGAATTATGTTTTTTGTGCTCGTGCAGTAGATGATACCTGTGATGGCATGAAGGGTAAATCCCAGCAACCCTATTGATTCAACTGACACTACTCGGCCAGCCACTCACGTCAACTGCATTCCACTCATTTTAGGACTGGAAATGCTGATTTGTGCTAGTGCCATTTTCCCTGGTTGATACCTGTGATGGCGTGATGAGAGAAGGCCTCTACGTAGGTCAGGTAGTTGTGAGGACAGTGTTTCTTCAACCATCGGCAGACGTCCTGCTGAGTCCACAACACCACAGGTCGGATCagactgggctgggtggggctggtgTGGTAGATTCCATAGGAGTCACCTGAACGATGCTGGAAACATGAGCACGCACACAGAGAACGTTTCTGTCATGGCCCGCTACTGCTTGTACGTACAGTGTTTTAACCTTGAATACCCCAAGGGATGACCACTCCAGTCAGACGTAAGCACATCCATCAAGAAATCTGTTCAGACACCCAGAGGTCCTTCCTTAAATGTTAAttctgtaaccctaaccctaaccagggACCACTTTCATGATGTTAGCCACACAGATATGATGCATGTCAATGCAGTTGCCAAGAATATAGTGATGTGAGTGACTTTCCTTTATTTATGGTCACATACTACTTTCTCTGCAACCACTGCACTTCTGACAAAAGCACACACACTAAACCCATTACTAACAAGGACTATCATATAAAAAGGTCCCCCTGCAGATCAAAGCATACATACATATGAAGCCCGAAGATCAGGGAGCATAGTTTTGTGAGGAATAAGCATCAGACCAGGGTGCATGTGGGTCAGTCGTATCCAAAGACCAAATTCATTCCTTTGGAATCTGAGCAGGATGTGGGTGACTAATCAAATGAAGCCTTTGATCATTCattcactttaaaaaaaataatctatgaATGCAGTGTTCCCTCTGCTCTGATCTTCTTCTCCAGAGTAGAGCAGCCCCGCGTAAAGTTCAAAAGGTTGGAACGCAACATGCTAgtgctagccccccccccccccccttaccctCCCTGCATTTTTTAGCACAGACATTCATGATACAAAATTCTGTAACATATTGCAGTGATCGTGAAAGACACAAAGAGTGAAGCCTATGCATGCATACATGCAAGGGTGTTGAAAAAACGGTTGCAAAAAAACTATGTACCTCTGTCATCAACCCAAATTTGTAAGGTACTCGGAAACCCTAATGTATAGGTGAGACATTTTTCATTAATTGGTCAACAACCAGGCATGTCAAAATTACAATAGCAGGATTTAAAAGTACATTTAGAACACAAATAGGTGCACTGTGCTGTAATACCACATGAAGGAGATACCATAATATATCAGATACCATTAATTGAAATAGCTAGACATGCTTTGTTAGAAAACATATCTGTAAAAGCACATACTGTAAGGTTCACTACAGCCATTATATTTCATACAGTATATTTAAAcaataagggggtgtggtatatggccaatataccacggctaaggactgttcttaggcacaacgcatcgcggagtgcctggatacagccattagccgtggtatattggccatttaccacaAACACCTGAGGTGccgtattgctattataaactggttagtaaagtaattagagcagtaaaagtaaatgttttgtcatacccatggtatacggtctcatataccacggctgtcagccaatcagaattcagggctggaaccacccagtttataatgcccCTTTAAGCTCTTAGTCCACAGACAAGTGCTGGTGCTTCTGCACATAGGAAGGCCAGCAGTTCTATTTAAATCCATTCTAAAATGCTGGACCGGCTGAGTGCCTCATAGCCCTCTGGGTTAACAGCATCTTCCATTCTCCACAAACAAAGTGCTGCTCATGTTGGAACAATGGATGGTCACCAGATAGCGCATTGCATTTGTCagattatttttaaaatattttttctttgtGAAGAGAGAAGCCTTTATGTTGGCATACGACAGAAGGCCAGAGAGAAgcttacatactgtacacatcaaTTAATAATGGAAAACAAAGGCTTTCTTAGACTGATCTGAGATTAATGAAAACCTAGGAAGCTCTTTCCTTTTCTTATTTGCATGTGCATCTAGAATAGGCCTACAATGATGAGAGATGGGGTGGATGACGAGAAGCAGATAAAGCACAAATTCACATCCATTATCATCATGGCTGAAAAGCAATACAGAAATGGGGTAACATGGATTTCCCTACACccccaatagcatctgctaaatatgtgtatgcaaacaatacaatttgattttgcaTCTGATCTGTGATCATGATATGATATGCAGAAAATCACAGAGATCCAGAGTAGTTGAGGTACTCTACCTGATAGCTCTCTGTCCCAGGCTGTTGGAGCAGCTTCACTGTCCGGCCCCCTGCTGTTTTCTGACCACGCCCGTCATGCCAGGTGAGGTTCCCTCCCGTCTGTCGACTCAGGTGCTTGAAGTCCTCAGGCAGTGCCCTATACTCCACAGCAGGCCGGCAGAAACTGAAACTGGAGGCTGCTAGAAGATAAGAAgcgagagagaaatgagaaatgaGTAAACAGTGCTAGTAGCCAATACACAAGCTCGTGGTTCTTACTTGAAACACCCTCAAAGTCTGTAATTTGCCCTAAAAAGGCATGTGAGATCTGGAAAAATATCCTTGGGttgggagtaactgattacatgaagaagaaaaaaaactaaatcagttacgttaccagcaaaaatcaAATGCCTTTTAAGAgtaagtaatccaaaagtaaccagattacattactgagtttgggtaatccaaaagttacgttaatgattacaattttggacaggtaactagtaacagattacatttagaaagtaacctacccaaccctgcgtGTACCAAAGGACTAAAATGTGTGCCTACTCATTGAGAGATGATCTCAAACATCATTACTAGGTGTTTTTCCAGGCAGCCCAGGCACGTGTTATAATAGCGGAGCCAGTAAACTGAGTCGTTACAAGCTGTTGTTCAAAGGGATTTCAACTTTCACCCAGATAGCTCCCAGGGAATTATGGGAACGTCATATGGACTACTGCACATAAATCATATAGGATGTATATACGACAGATGTGCCATTCGCTCATCATTATGCTAAGTTACTGGCAGACACACACCCTATCCCACTCTGCAGGCAGCAGGTGTCTGTTCAGTACCATAATGAAGGGAAAAGGTGCTAGCTAGAGTAAACACACCATTACTGAAACCGAACCTGGCAACAAGCCACAGGTCATTACTGATTCTGTGCCAGATTGGGTTGATTTTCTGGCTGTGTTGGAGGCAATGTTTTGAGCagagtgtgtgtcagagtgtgcgcatgtgtgagtgcatgtgcgTGATGCTCATTAAAATGTCTCCTCTCTAAATGACACAGAAGGTTTAATTGAAATGAGGACAGAAtaagagacagaggagatgaAAGGGTGAGTTTTTGGCTCTCTTGCTTGTACCCCTCCTCTGCATCATTCAGCATCCCCCTTATCACAGACCCCCAACAGAGCCGGGCTCTGCAAAGGCAGCTCTTGTTATCAACCCAAGCCATTCCAATGTCACTGGTGAAGAACATTGccataatgaacacaaccctttTATATCAAACCTCTTCAGCATGGagcatgtgtgtgtcttcataagacacttagtcactttaataataggcctacacatacactatatatacaaaggtatgtggacaccccttcaaattagtgggttCAGTGATTTCatccacaccagttgctgacaggtgaataaaatcgagcacacagccatgcaatctccatagacaaacattggcagtagcaTGGCCTTACTGgggagctcagtgactttaaacatggtaccgttataggatgccacctttccaacaagtcagttcaaatgtctgccctgctagatctgccctggtcaactgtaaaggcagttaatgtgaagtggaaacgtccagGAACAACAATGACTCCGACCGCGAAGTGGTAAaccatacaagctcacagaacacaagctcacaaaatcatctgtccttggtttCAACACTCattacagagttccaaactgccgttggaagcaacatcagcacaataactgttcatcgggagcttcatgaaatgggtttcaatgaCCGAGCTGCCGcacaaaagcctaagatcaccatatgcaatgccaagcgttggctggagtggtgtaaaccttgcagccattggactctggagcagtggaaatgcgttctctggagtgatgaatcattcttcaccatctagcagtccgacggacgaatctgggttttggCAGacaccaggagaatgctacctgccccagtgcataatgccaactgtaaagtttggcggaggaggaataatggtctgtagctgtttttcatggttcgggctagttcCTTAGTTCGAATTAAGGGAGATCTTAACAGTACAGCATataattacattctagacgattgtgttcttccaacattgtggcaacagtttggggaaggccctttcctggttcagcatgacaatgcccccatgcacaaagtgaggttcatacagaaatgtttttttgagatcggtgtggaacagcttgactggcctgcacagagccctgacctcaaccccatcgaacacatttgggatgaattggaacacagactgcgtggccaacctcactaatgctctaatGGAAGAATGTCCCcaaagcaatgttccaacatctagtggacatgattttggagtgagatgttcaacgagcaggtgtccacatacttttggccatgtcaTGTTTTTCTACAAATAAGAAATTA
Coding sequences within:
- the LOC110492758 gene encoding sterile alpha motif domain-containing protein 10-like → MAVDAASSFSFCRPAVEYRALPEDFKHLSRQTGGNLTWHDGRGQKTAGGRTVKLLQQPGTESYQHRSGDSYGIYHTSPTQPSLIRPVVLWTQQDVCRWLKKHCPHNYLTYVEAFSHHAITGRALLRLNGDKLERMGLVQETLRQELLHQVLQLQVQEEERNLQLLSRGGSFGNLS